A stretch of the Sphingomonas sp. CL5.1 genome encodes the following:
- a CDS encoding TonB-dependent receptor — MKAIETPHAGLTIGSVLAYAAALVLAPSAHAQDIAPSQETAVPSTGLEDIVVTAQRRSQNLQDVPVAVTALPSTALANANITSVTDLRIAVPSLNIVNNNGIMSTSLRGVGSTGVNPGFENPVAVYLDGVYLASTVANFLNLSDVSQVEVLKGPQGTLFGRNATAGLIQITTRLPSEQLGVEAKASYGNYGTMEGNLYLTGGLGHGVAASLSAYGLHMDDGFGRNLTTGADTYKISKDILVRGKLLIDAGPDTTLLLTADYSTVKRNDLAGIALPGTLNVNDLAAGPQPNIGYDQIADSPTFKRGWSAGGSLKIDQRIGKLTLASITAYRQSSYTTAFDYDALPLHLADIRYTQPERQFTQELQLQPARAGKFTWVAGLFYINARTAYDPFNFNLYAAGQLLTVTNRQDTESIAGYAQGTYEIATGTNLTLGARYTTERRKVFDGLTVVDIPALGITLPVPAADDHVRFGKFTFRAALDHRFSSDVLGYVSFNRGFKSGGYNTGSPGTPAYRPETIDAYEVGIKTDLLGHALRINIAGFYDNYRDIQSQSLTMGIISIVNAARARIYGADVDLEAKLSPEFRLSGGLGWTNAEYTSYPLAPISNPLGGAPSTMGPVTGNTLPLAAKLTLNGAATYATDIGSGKILASANVVYNSGYFLESDNVIKQPAFAQIGGTLTWTSSDDHFSLGVFGKNLTDKKILSFSTSLPEGVHGFLYGAPRTYGVTAGFKF, encoded by the coding sequence ATGAAGGCAATCGAGACGCCGCACGCAGGGCTGACGATCGGTTCGGTCCTGGCATATGCCGCCGCGCTGGTGCTGGCGCCGTCGGCGCACGCGCAAGACATCGCCCCCTCTCAGGAAACGGCCGTGCCCTCGACCGGTCTCGAGGACATCGTGGTCACCGCGCAGCGGCGTTCGCAGAATCTCCAGGACGTGCCGGTCGCGGTCACGGCCCTGCCCTCCACCGCGCTCGCCAACGCCAATATCACCAGCGTCACCGACCTGCGGATCGCGGTGCCCTCGCTCAATATCGTTAACAACAACGGCATCATGAGCACCAGCCTGCGCGGGGTCGGCAGCACCGGGGTCAACCCCGGATTCGAGAATCCGGTCGCGGTCTATCTCGACGGCGTCTATCTCGCCTCGACGGTGGCGAACTTCCTCAACCTGAGCGACGTCTCGCAGGTCGAGGTGCTCAAGGGACCGCAGGGCACATTGTTCGGCCGCAACGCGACGGCGGGGCTGATCCAGATCACCACCCGGCTGCCGAGCGAGCAACTCGGGGTAGAAGCGAAGGCGAGCTACGGCAACTACGGCACGATGGAGGGCAACCTCTATCTGACCGGCGGGCTGGGCCATGGCGTCGCGGCGAGCCTTTCCGCCTACGGCCTGCACATGGATGACGGCTTCGGGCGCAATCTCACCACCGGCGCCGACACCTACAAGATCTCCAAGGACATTCTGGTCCGGGGCAAGCTGCTGATCGACGCGGGGCCGGATACGACATTGCTACTTACCGCCGATTATTCGACGGTGAAGCGCAATGATCTCGCAGGCATCGCGCTGCCCGGCACGCTCAACGTCAACGACCTCGCCGCCGGGCCGCAGCCGAATATCGGCTACGACCAGATCGCCGATTCACCGACCTTCAAGCGCGGCTGGTCGGCGGGCGGCAGCCTGAAGATCGACCAGCGGATAGGCAAGCTGACGCTCGCCAGCATCACCGCCTATCGCCAGTCGAGCTACACCACGGCGTTCGACTATGACGCGCTGCCCCTGCATCTGGCGGACATCCGCTATACCCAGCCCGAGCGCCAGTTCACCCAGGAATTGCAACTCCAGCCGGCCAGAGCGGGCAAGTTCACCTGGGTCGCGGGATTGTTCTACATCAACGCCCGCACCGCCTATGACCCGTTCAACTTCAACCTCTACGCGGCCGGGCAGTTGCTGACCGTCACCAACCGTCAGGACACCGAGTCGATCGCCGGCTATGCGCAAGGAACCTATGAGATCGCCACCGGCACCAACCTGACGCTCGGCGCCCGCTACACCACCGAGCGGCGCAAGGTGTTCGACGGACTGACCGTCGTCGATATCCCCGCGCTCGGCATAACCCTGCCGGTGCCGGCGGCGGACGACCATGTCCGCTTCGGCAAGTTCACCTTCAGGGCGGCGCTCGATCACCGCTTCAGCAGCGACGTGCTGGGTTATGTATCGTTCAACCGCGGCTTCAAGAGCGGCGGCTACAACACCGGTTCCCCCGGCACGCCGGCCTATCGGCCCGAAACGATCGACGCCTATGAGGTCGGGATCAAGACCGACCTGCTCGGGCATGCGCTGCGGATCAACATCGCCGGCTTCTATGACAATTATCGCGATATCCAGAGCCAGAGCCTGACGATGGGGATCATCTCGATCGTCAACGCCGCCCGCGCGCGCATCTATGGCGCCGATGTCGATCTGGAAGCCAAGCTGTCGCCCGAATTCCGCCTGTCCGGCGGGCTGGGCTGGACCAACGCAGAATACACATCCTATCCGCTCGCGCCGATCAGCAATCCCCTGGGCGGCGCGCCCTCGACGATGGGACCCGTCACTGGGAACACCCTGCCGCTGGCGGCGAAGCTGACGCTCAACGGCGCGGCGACCTATGCGACCGACATCGGCAGCGGCAAGATTTTGGCAAGCGCCAACGTGGTCTATAACAGCGGCTATTTCCTTGAATCCGACAATGTCATCAAGCAACCCGCGTTCGCGCAGATCGGCGGGACGCTGACCTGGACGAGCAGCGACGATCATTTCTCGCTGGGAGTATTCGGCAAGAACCTGACCGACAAGAAGATCCTGTCGTTCTCGACCTCGCTGCCCGAGGGCGTGCATGGTTTTCTCTACGGCGCCCCTCGCACATATGGCGTGACGGCGGGGTTCAAATTCTGA
- a CDS encoding aromatic ring-hydroxylating dioxygenase subunit alpha — translation MTYLRNCWYMAAWSGEVTAAPFARHILDEPILMFRKQDGDAVALTDRCPHRFAPLHLGKLDGDRIQCPYHGLKFNAEGRCVFNPQGAGATPAAASLRRYPLLERYGGLWIWMGDPTRADPALLPDYPFLEPGDRYAREQGYMHTKAYYELLSDNILDLGHVDFLHQGSLGCEATARAKPRTRQEGNRIYCDRWMPDARQGPLLNMLFERDEPVDAWIDVVWDPPGLMLLHFGMTDVGSAREGARETLNVHFMTPESERSTHYFWAGCRSFRRDEPGLGDTLRAGVEAAFSLEDKPMIEAQQAMMGDADFWSLKPVLLQGDAAAVLARRTLAKLIEAEQEAASPAAATAQ, via the coding sequence ATGACGTATCTGCGCAACTGCTGGTATATGGCTGCGTGGAGCGGCGAGGTCACCGCCGCGCCATTCGCCCGGCATATCCTCGACGAGCCGATCCTGATGTTCCGCAAGCAGGACGGCGACGCCGTCGCGCTCACCGATCGCTGCCCGCACCGCTTCGCGCCGCTCCATCTCGGCAAGCTCGATGGCGACCGTATCCAATGCCCGTATCATGGGCTGAAATTCAATGCGGAGGGGCGCTGCGTGTTCAACCCGCAAGGCGCCGGCGCGACGCCCGCCGCCGCCAGCCTGCGCCGCTATCCGCTGCTCGAACGATATGGCGGACTATGGATCTGGATGGGCGATCCCACGCGCGCCGATCCGGCATTACTCCCCGATTATCCCTTTCTCGAGCCGGGCGATCGCTATGCGCGCGAGCAGGGCTATATGCATACCAAGGCCTATTACGAGCTGTTGTCCGACAACATCCTCGATCTGGGCCATGTCGATTTCCTGCATCAGGGGAGCCTGGGCTGCGAAGCGACCGCGCGCGCCAAACCCAGGACGCGGCAGGAAGGCAACCGCATCTATTGCGACCGCTGGATGCCCGATGCGCGGCAGGGACCGCTGCTCAACATGCTGTTCGAGCGCGACGAGCCGGTCGATGCCTGGATCGACGTGGTGTGGGACCCGCCGGGGCTGATGCTGCTGCATTTTGGCATGACCGATGTCGGCAGCGCGCGAGAGGGCGCGCGCGAGACGCTCAACGTTCATTTCATGACCCCGGAAAGCGAACGGTCGACGCATTATTTCTGGGCGGGCTGCCGCAGCTTCCGCCGCGACGAGCCGGGACTGGGCGATACGCTGCGCGCCGGCGTCGAGGCCGCCTTCAGCCTTGAAGACAAGCCGATGATCGAGGCGCAGCAGGCGATGATGGGAGACGCCGATTTCTGGAGCCTGAAGCCCGTGCTGCTGCAGGGCGACGCGGCCGCGGTGCTGGCGCGCCGCACGCTCGCGAAACTGATCGAAGCGGAACAGGAAGCGGCATCACCCGCTGCCGCGACCGCACAATAA
- a CDS encoding alpha/beta fold hydrolase: MTSAANTITLDGRRFSMRANRVGQAAEGVPLVVALHGGGYNSAYFDVPGFSLLDRAERLGIPVLAFDRPGYGESEVLAPGEHAHAANAAILDAAIGVLYARHPGRPGVVLIGHSIGGAIAVGIAARKPDWLLGIAVSGVGLKNMPGDLEMWQSLPRIPFIELPSAVKDGKMFGVSGTYDAGAPERSHVADAPAPLQELLDIVTVWPDNVSALLAAVAVPVHYRQADADALWQVSADEVERFGDACVAAPWHDARLVADAGHCIDFHKLGAALQLDQLAFALTCGVRRAIAR, from the coding sequence ATGACCAGCGCGGCGAACACGATCACTCTGGATGGCCGGCGTTTTTCGATGCGCGCCAATCGGGTCGGGCAGGCGGCCGAGGGCGTGCCGCTGGTCGTCGCGCTCCACGGCGGCGGATACAATTCGGCCTATTTCGACGTGCCGGGCTTTTCCCTGCTCGATCGCGCCGAGCGGCTCGGCATCCCGGTGCTGGCGTTCGACCGACCGGGTTACGGCGAGAGCGAGGTTCTCGCGCCCGGAGAACATGCGCATGCGGCCAATGCCGCGATCCTCGATGCGGCGATCGGCGTGTTATACGCCCGGCATCCCGGCCGCCCCGGCGTCGTGCTGATCGGTCATTCGATCGGCGGCGCGATCGCCGTCGGCATCGCCGCGCGCAAGCCGGACTGGCTGCTCGGCATCGCCGTTTCCGGTGTCGGATTGAAGAACATGCCGGGCGATCTCGAAATGTGGCAGTCGCTGCCCAGGATACCGTTCATCGAGCTTCCTTCGGCGGTCAAGGACGGCAAGATGTTCGGCGTGTCCGGCACCTATGACGCCGGCGCCCCCGAGCGCAGCCATGTCGCCGACGCGCCGGCGCCGCTTCAGGAGCTGCTCGACATCGTCACGGTCTGGCCGGACAATGTTTCCGCGCTGCTCGCTGCGGTCGCCGTTCCGGTCCACTATCGGCAGGCCGATGCCGATGCCCTGTGGCAAGTCAGCGCCGACGAGGTCGAACGCTTCGGCGACGCTTGTGTCGCGGCGCCGTGGCATGACGCCCGACTGGTCGCCGATGCCGGGCATTGCATCGATTTCCACAAGCTCGGCGCCGCCTTGCAACTCGACCAGCTTGCCTTCGCGCTGACCTGCGGCGTGCGCCGGGCAATCGCCCGCTAG
- a CDS encoding helix-turn-helix domain-containing protein, with translation MAVEQHVDNRVGSVAVAEAGALAVIRGVHDYAEHTLRASSEGLGWQHLFMLDFHEPPFSAAFPGAKDHLLLFLRRGSVRVTTTVAGARRETTFYAGQLNLVPARAEVAVTTGDEVDCLHLYVSAGIVAEVAGELRGTADVELVPRLGLQDQLLGGLVQACATEMHVPTKRSSAYVEHLSWALAAQLVQTCSDRVPAPHAAFDGHIPLNKLRAVEEFVLTHLENDIGVADMARVAGYGPVRFGRLFRKAVGVPPYRYIQERRVEAVRNALYSPARLADIATATGFCNQEHMTRVFREFHGITPGRYRRINTGRDID, from the coding sequence ATGGCCGTCGAGCAGCATGTCGACAATCGCGTCGGATCGGTTGCCGTCGCCGAGGCCGGCGCGCTGGCGGTCATTCGCGGTGTTCACGATTACGCCGAGCACACGCTGCGCGCGAGCAGCGAGGGGCTGGGCTGGCAGCATCTGTTCATGCTCGATTTCCACGAGCCGCCATTCTCGGCGGCGTTTCCGGGCGCGAAGGATCATCTGCTCCTGTTCCTGCGGCGCGGCAGCGTCAGGGTAACCACCACCGTAGCGGGCGCGCGGCGCGAGACGACCTTCTACGCCGGCCAGCTCAATCTGGTGCCCGCGCGGGCGGAGGTGGCCGTCACGACCGGCGACGAAGTCGATTGCCTTCATCTTTACGTGAGCGCCGGGATCGTCGCGGAAGTCGCCGGCGAGTTGCGCGGCACCGCCGATGTGGAGCTGGTGCCCCGGCTCGGCCTGCAGGACCAGTTGCTCGGCGGTCTCGTGCAGGCCTGCGCGACCGAGATGCACGTGCCCACCAAACGCTCCTCGGCCTATGTCGAGCATCTTTCCTGGGCATTGGCGGCGCAGCTCGTCCAGACCTGTTCGGACCGCGTGCCCGCGCCTCACGCCGCTTTCGACGGACACATTCCGCTGAACAAATTGCGCGCGGTGGAGGAGTTCGTGCTGACACATCTGGAAAATGACATCGGCGTCGCGGACATGGCGCGGGTGGCGGGTTATGGCCCGGTGCGGTTCGGCCGCCTGTTTCGCAAGGCCGTCGGCGTCCCGCCCTATCGCTACATCCAGGAGCGCCGCGTCGAGGCGGTGCGCAACGCGCTATATTCCCCCGCCCGGCTGGCCGACATCGCGACCGCGACGGGCTTCTGCAACCAGGAGCATATGACGCGCGTGTTCCGCGAGTTTCACGGCATCACCCCCGGCCGCTATCGCCGGATCAACACGGGCAGGGATATCGACTAG
- a CDS encoding VOC family protein — MMVETVIAKAADVESVRFSAPDLARMRGFLEDFGLRAAEDFGDGVLRMRGVGDAPFLHETVEGEPGFVSLAIRMRRMDDLKALAGAEGAAVEAATGGGWRVMLTDPDGFRVEAVAERPRVASLAPPPNNAWNIAARRERPGEAKRIAVRPAHVVRLGHVVLGVSDMARTWAWWRSRFGLLVSDEVRAPNDDVAALFIRCDRGDEPVDHHTLNFASLPGVPPKFHHAAFEVSDLDDLMAGGRYLEEKGHRHDWGVGRHVLGSQVFDYWRDPWGHRVEHWTDGDLFDARVPTNVTDIPTMMGHQWGPAAPPDFAV; from the coding sequence ATGATGGTTGAAACGGTGATTGCAAAGGCGGCCGACGTCGAGTCGGTGCGCTTCTCCGCCCCCGATCTCGCCCGGATGCGCGGGTTCCTGGAGGATTTCGGCCTGCGGGCCGCGGAGGATTTCGGCGACGGCGTGCTGCGCATGCGCGGTGTGGGCGATGCGCCGTTCCTGCACGAGACGGTCGAGGGAGAGCCGGGCTTCGTCAGCCTCGCCATTCGCATGCGCCGCATGGATGATCTCAAGGCGCTCGCCGGGGCGGAAGGCGCCGCAGTGGAAGCGGCGACCGGCGGCGGCTGGCGCGTGATGCTGACCGATCCCGACGGCTTCCGGGTGGAAGCGGTGGCGGAGCGGCCGCGCGTGGCGTCGCTTGCCCCGCCGCCCAACAATGCCTGGAACATCGCCGCCCGCCGCGAGCGCCCCGGCGAGGCGAAGCGCATCGCCGTCCGCCCCGCGCATGTCGTCCGGCTGGGCCATGTCGTCCTCGGCGTTTCGGACATGGCGCGGACCTGGGCGTGGTGGCGGAGCCGCTTCGGCCTGCTCGTGTCGGATGAGGTGCGCGCGCCGAACGACGACGTCGCCGCCTTGTTCATCCGCTGCGATCGCGGCGACGAGCCGGTCGATCATCACACGCTGAACTTCGCCTCGCTGCCCGGCGTGCCGCCGAAGTTCCACCACGCCGCCTTCGAGGTGTCCGACCTCGACGATCTGATGGCTGGCGGGCGCTATCTGGAGGAAAAGGGCCATCGCCACGACTGGGGCGTCGGCCGCCATGTGCTTGGCAGCCAGGTGTTCGATTACTGGCGCGATCCCTGGGGGCACCGCGTCGAGCATTGGACCGACGGCGACCTGTTCGACGCCCGCGTCCCCACCAATGTCACCGATATCCCGACGATGATGGGCCACCAATGGGGGCCGGCCGCACCACCCGACTTCGCCGTATGA
- a CDS encoding 3-keto-5-aminohexanoate cleavage protein translates to MFVRKVIITCAVTGGIHTPSMSPYLPVTPEQIADAAVGAAEAGAAVVHLHARNPADGRPDQTPEAFEPFLRSIRQRSNVVCNITTGGAAGMTVEERIRPAARWRPEVASLNMGSMNFGLFPMLKRFRTFQHDWEPAMLASTEDFIFRNTFKDIRTILETMSESGTRYEFECYDTAHLHNLHYFYREGLVKGPLFIQTVFGLLGGIGTHPDEVMHMKRTADRLFGDDYRWSVLGAGRAQMPVAAMAAAMGGNVRVGLEDSLWIGAGQLAETNAGQVTQVRKIIEGLGLEIATPDEAREILALKGGDQVAF, encoded by the coding sequence ATGTTCGTGAGGAAGGTTATCATCACCTGCGCGGTGACCGGAGGCATTCATACCCCCTCGATGTCGCCCTATCTGCCGGTCACGCCGGAGCAGATCGCCGATGCCGCCGTCGGCGCGGCGGAGGCAGGCGCGGCGGTCGTCCACCTCCACGCCCGCAACCCCGCCGATGGCCGCCCGGACCAGACGCCGGAAGCGTTCGAGCCGTTCCTGCGCTCGATCAGGCAGCGCTCCAACGTGGTGTGCAACATCACCACGGGGGGTGCCGCTGGCATGACGGTGGAGGAGCGCATCCGCCCGGCCGCGAGGTGGCGGCCGGAAGTCGCCAGCCTCAACATGGGGTCGATGAATTTCGGACTGTTCCCAATGCTCAAGCGTTTCAGGACGTTCCAGCACGATTGGGAACCGGCGATGCTCGCCAGCACGGAGGATTTCATCTTCCGCAACACGTTCAAGGACATCCGCACCATCCTCGAGACGATGAGCGAGTCGGGCACGCGCTACGAGTTCGAATGCTACGACACCGCGCATCTCCACAACCTCCATTATTTTTACCGCGAAGGACTGGTGAAGGGCCCCTTGTTCATCCAGACCGTGTTCGGCCTGCTGGGCGGCATCGGCACGCATCCCGACGAGGTCATGCACATGAAGCGCACCGCCGACCGGCTGTTCGGCGACGATTACCGCTGGTCGGTGCTGGGCGCGGGGCGCGCGCAGATGCCGGTGGCGGCGATGGCGGCCGCGATGGGCGGCAACGTCCGCGTCGGGCTGGAGGATTCGCTGTGGATCGGCGCGGGCCAGCTTGCCGAAACCAACGCCGGGCAGGTGACTCAGGTGCGCAAGATCATCGAAGGGCTGGGGCTGGAAATCGCCACCCCCGACGAGGCGCGCGAGATTCTGGCGCTCAAGGGCGGCGATCAGGTCGCTTTCTGA